One halophilic archaeon DL31 genomic region harbors:
- a CDS encoding hypothetical protein (KEGG: hla:Hlac_2838 hypothetical protein), with the protein MSELYLSAVLDEAERVAEQHDQIARSADDPAHEYLRYAVLRLLEGETDETTTNGPEIDDVTVGYGEDDAMFDSWGDDVEWWETVAPQDGCTRFRIFYPNEHKVVPRGIVDVMAALGAWRVWAGNAAACGSYNHRERREVHYRWPEGHPVEELLHERLSGPAEAVAPDGGRTGDVRDRLVVDESCTCPDWQQRIPDGGCKHMRRVDNEIKRGRVPRPDGRLPIDAD; encoded by the coding sequence ATGAGTGAACTGTATCTATCCGCTGTCCTCGATGAGGCGGAACGGGTTGCAGAACAACACGACCAGATCGCCCGGTCGGCGGACGATCCAGCACACGAGTATCTACGGTACGCCGTCCTCCGGCTGCTCGAAGGCGAGACTGACGAGACGACTACGAATGGCCCGGAAATCGACGACGTAACCGTCGGGTACGGGGAAGACGACGCGATGTTCGACAGTTGGGGTGACGACGTCGAGTGGTGGGAGACGGTGGCGCCCCAAGACGGGTGTACCCGCTTCCGGATCTTCTACCCCAACGAGCACAAGGTTGTTCCACGGGGGATCGTCGACGTGATGGCCGCCCTCGGCGCGTGGCGCGTGTGGGCTGGGAACGCCGCAGCCTGTGGCTCCTACAACCATCGCGAGCGCCGTGAAGTCCACTATCGCTGGCCGGAAGGCCATCCGGTCGAAGAGCTGCTCCACGAGCGGCTCAGTGGCCCTGCGGAAGCCGTCGCTCCGGACGGTGGCCGAACGGGCGACGTCCGCGATCGGCTGGTCGTCGACGAGTCGTGTACCTGTCCCGACTGGCAGCAGAGAATACCCGACGGTGGCTGCAAGCATATGCGCCGCGTCGATAACGAAATCAAGCGCGGGCGTGTTCCGCGACCAGATGGTCGACTCCCAATTGACGCGGACTAG
- a CDS encoding hypothetical protein (KEGG: hla:Hlac_3002 hypothetical protein), translated as MNQQQSAENVSIDDIPIDIATTQSEHVEPDDVPDEIGLITRGLASERPPTNPLVVLKAARWWYIHGTGGTDPAFQWAIEWARHLATDTPSDVDRFDDFLDYLVTVGFADEKTSLR; from the coding sequence GTGAATCAACAACAGAGTGCTGAGAACGTTTCCATCGATGATATCCCGATCGATATCGCCACTACACAATCAGAACACGTCGAACCCGACGATGTCCCCGACGAAATCGGGTTGATTACCCGTGGGCTCGCGAGCGAGCGGCCACCGACGAATCCGCTCGTCGTGTTGAAGGCCGCTCGGTGGTGGTATATTCACGGAACGGGTGGAACCGATCCCGCGTTCCAGTGGGCTATCGAGTGGGCGCGCCACCTCGCGACCGATACGCCCAGCGACGTCGATCGGTTCGACGACTTCCTCGACTACCTCGTCACCGTCGGCTTCGCTGACGAGAAGACATCGCTTCGATAA
- a CDS encoding hypothetical protein (KEGG: hla:Hlac_3001 hypothetical protein), which translates to MLSEAGINNQCDTIAEKMSLVDVLREVVGIRTASTSTLYECRHCGTTLPADTEMCPTCGGEDVACYQF; encoded by the coding sequence GTGCTATCGGAGGCGGGGATTAACAACCAGTGCGACACTATCGCCGAGAAGATGAGTCTTGTCGACGTGCTTCGCGAGGTGGTTGGCATTCGCACGGCCAGCACGTCCACCCTGTATGAGTGTCGCCACTGTGGCACGACCCTCCCGGCGGATACCGAGATGTGTCCCACCTGTGGTGGAGAGGACGTCGCCTGCTACCAGTTCTGA
- a CDS encoding Cyclin domain protein (SMART: Cyclin~KEGG: hla:Hlac_3140 zinc finger TFIIB-type domain protein) → MGEGLTVLASSRNTVRTMATRDIYETTFDEDVQTDTRSNQCPECDGRVTTNTVETVCEECGLVVDEQRIDHGPEWRGFDEDERERTGAPLTAARHDRGLSTEIGRGTDTNGNELSGKKRRRLARMRREQTRGRFQSKAERNLAYGLGEVRRLASTLELSDSIRDQACQLFRSAQNEDLLRGRSIEAIATASVYGACRCNDRPVILDEVADSARVELSRVRNAYKTLNTELGLPTPPRRPQSFIPRFASELDVADTVRQRAFELAKGAEATIISNGCQPTGVAAACLYKAAREQGQFFTQTDLAEVAETTPVTIRTRWNELEEVDDSKSAPA, encoded by the coding sequence ATGGGTGAGGGGCTCACTGTACTGGCGAGTTCCCGAAACACGGTGAGAACGATGGCAACTAGAGACATCTACGAGACGACGTTCGACGAAGACGTCCAGACCGACACGAGGTCGAATCAGTGTCCCGAGTGCGACGGCCGAGTCACCACTAATACAGTCGAAACCGTCTGCGAGGAGTGTGGGCTCGTCGTCGACGAGCAGCGGATCGACCACGGACCAGAGTGGCGAGGGTTCGACGAAGACGAGCGTGAACGGACTGGCGCTCCGTTGACGGCAGCGCGGCACGATCGGGGGTTGTCGACGGAGATCGGGCGCGGGACCGATACGAACGGGAATGAACTCTCCGGAAAGAAGCGACGCCGGCTCGCCCGGATGCGGCGTGAACAGACGCGCGGGCGGTTTCAGTCGAAAGCTGAACGCAACCTCGCATACGGGCTGGGCGAGGTTCGCCGTCTGGCGAGTACCCTCGAGCTCTCCGATTCGATCCGCGACCAGGCGTGTCAGCTCTTCCGGAGTGCCCAGAACGAGGACCTGCTTCGGGGCAGATCCATCGAGGCCATCGCCACGGCTAGCGTGTACGGGGCCTGCCGCTGTAACGATCGACCAGTGATACTCGACGAGGTCGCTGATTCAGCACGCGTCGAACTGTCTCGAGTGAGAAACGCGTACAAAACGCTGAATACAGAATTAGGACTCCCTACCCCACCGAGAAGGCCGCAGTCGTTCATTCCGCGCTTCGCGTCAGAATTGGACGTCGCTGACACGGTCCGACAGCGGGCGTTTGAACTCGCAAAGGGCGCTGAAGCGACGATTATCTCGAACGGATGCCAACCGACAGGTGTCGCAGCGGCCTGCCTCTATAAGGCTGCTCGGGAGCAGGGACAATTTTTCACGCAAACAGATCTCGCAGAGGTGGCGGAGACAACGCCGGTAACGATACGCACACGATGGAACGAACTAGAGGAGGTCGACGATTCGAAGTCAGCCCCCGCGTAG
- a CDS encoding hypothetical protein (KEGG: hla:Hlac_3141 hypothetical protein), producing MRRRTVLTALGATTLGGCLSQAEQLANQKTKTMTQQTPPECDSDLALLTTDLDQKYTIKKGTTEKFSLEIEPASVNLGQDISIHLKNISSESQRTGSRDHYAIQKKDNGEWDHIFSTKGNVLLDAQAVDHDPSDGFTWEFTVSPIGFSIGPYYVCKELKSGKYRFVYFGLPNDAALESAFEISSD from the coding sequence ATGCGCCGCAGAACAGTTCTCACTGCACTCGGAGCCACGACACTCGGTGGCTGTCTCAGCCAAGCGGAACAGTTAGCAAATCAGAAAACGAAGACCATGACCCAACAGACACCCCCAGAATGTGATAGTGACTTGGCGCTGCTTACTACCGATCTGGATCAAAAATATACAATCAAGAAAGGAACGACCGAAAAGTTCTCATTGGAAATAGAGCCTGCATCAGTCAATCTTGGTCAGGATATCTCGATCCATTTGAAAAATATATCCTCCGAGTCGCAGAGGACTGGATCTCGTGATCATTACGCAATTCAAAAGAAAGATAATGGTGAGTGGGATCACATTTTTTCGACCAAAGGTAATGTGCTTCTAGATGCCCAAGCAGTCGATCACGACCCAAGTGATGGATTCACTTGGGAGTTCACTGTGTCTCCAATCGGTTTTTCAATCGGCCCATATTATGTCTGCAAAGAATTAAAATCCGGCAAGTACCGATTTGTCTACTTCGGGCTACCCAATGATGCAGCACTTGAAAGTGCCTTTGAGATCTCGTCTGATTAG
- a CDS encoding glycosyl transferase group 1 (PFAM: Glycosyl transferase, group 1~KEGG: hla:Hlac_1067 glycosyl transferase group 1), whose amino-acid sequence MKIIAVSRHREQKILDPLKESDIDYACVTSNKNNLIRENVEVFFEIRRHLRSGNFDLILTDHADISGFITALLSLRYQVPLVVRLGGEVWKINNDKIEEAKRDQDAPKYVFLNVLRHMNKFIFNQADGFLTVSDNLREEVISKFNISRIKAQTINVPITNQFAQELNPTIIRDKYNIREDNIIITVTNLRFGDKYCGVSEIVSEISSYLADNKDTAWVIAGGGYYQSKLKEDIDRIVDDENIRERVYTLGHVDEIKNVYSIGDVFVYNSYLDGYPNVILESQMAGVPVVTTDQEGMSEQIDDFETGLFFSPNNPNNLNGKISTLLDNPEVREKMLKQARQKVQKDNSPSHIAEQLEEALSRIIP is encoded by the coding sequence ATGAAAATTATAGCAGTCTCAAGACACCGTGAACAAAAAATACTTGACCCGCTTAAAGAATCAGATATTGATTACGCGTGTGTCACGAGTAATAAAAATAATCTAATTAGAGAAAATGTAGAGGTGTTCTTTGAAATAAGAAGACATCTCCGAAGTGGGAACTTCGATTTGATCCTAACTGATCACGCCGATATCTCCGGATTTATAACTGCATTACTCTCCCTTCGGTATCAGGTTCCATTAGTTGTTCGCCTCGGTGGAGAAGTCTGGAAAATAAATAATGATAAAATTGAGGAGGCGAAGCGAGATCAGGATGCACCTAAATACGTGTTTTTAAACGTTCTGAGACACATGAATAAATTTATATTCAATCAAGCAGATGGTTTTCTTACTGTATCTGACAATCTCCGTGAAGAAGTCATCTCTAAATTCAACATAAGTAGAATAAAAGCTCAAACAATTAATGTCCCTATCACTAATCAATTCGCTCAGGAGTTGAATCCCACCATCATACGTGATAAATATAACATAAGAGAGGACAACATAATTATCACCGTCACAAATCTCAGGTTTGGTGACAAATATTGTGGGGTTTCTGAAATAGTATCAGAAATATCTAGTTATCTAGCAGATAATAAAGATACTGCATGGGTCATTGCAGGAGGGGGGTACTACCAGAGCAAACTCAAAGAAGATATCGATCGAATTGTAGATGACGAGAATATACGTGAAAGAGTATACACCCTTGGCCACGTTGATGAAATAAAGAATGTATATTCAATAGGCGACGTGTTTGTGTATAATTCCTATCTAGATGGATATCCAAATGTCATATTAGAATCTCAAATGGCAGGTGTTCCAGTAGTTACAACTGACCAGGAAGGTATGAGCGAACAGATTGATGATTTCGAAACCGGCTTGTTTTTCTCTCCAAATAATCCAAATAATTTGAACGGGAAAATAAGTACGTTACTTGACAATCCGGAAGTGAGGGAGAAGATGTTGAAGCAGGCTCGCCAAAAAGTTCAGAAAGATAATAGTCCGTCACATATCGCAGAACAGTTGGAAGAAGCGTTATCGAGGATTATTCCGTAA
- a CDS encoding transposase (ISH3) (KEGG: hla:Hlac_3628 transposase (ISH3)) — MSKTKQADGEIHEDQLLNFLVNRLDEEVSLSLANNAEITAEDIYEVLVGACADGTSVSTLCASSQNSPAGNTVLYHLRTKFEPERLERVANTLLRKDLDELLPEQVEVCADLHLRPYYGDEDDTDGLYHSVAKRGTTAFHAYATLYARVKNKRYTLAVRRLKDGDTASSVLAEFFGVLDGLDAGVKAVYLDRGFYDSKCLTLLQAHNYAYVIPIIRWGEAIQQELSEGWSRVIQHDLTGKLDGHSWTVDFPVYIDCTYLNGKYDENGVARHGYAADAPFIDSPRDARYHYSKRFGIESSYRLFEQAIATTTTRDPTVRLLYVVVSLLLQNVWRYLHYEYVATPRRGGRRLWWWPYKEFVNMIRRAAWTALAVRRAVPANRPPDDRFHR; from the coding sequence GTGTCTAAAACCAAACAAGCAGACGGTGAGATCCACGAGGACCAGCTTCTTAACTTTCTCGTCAACCGCCTTGACGAGGAAGTTTCGCTCTCGTTAGCCAATAACGCTGAAATCACTGCTGAAGACATCTATGAGGTCCTCGTCGGCGCTTGCGCCGACGGGACCTCTGTCTCTACGCTCTGTGCGTCGAGCCAGAACTCACCCGCTGGGAACACGGTCCTCTACCATCTTCGGACGAAGTTCGAGCCGGAACGGCTCGAACGAGTCGCTAACACGCTCCTGCGAAAGGATCTCGATGAATTGCTCCCCGAACAGGTGGAGGTCTGCGCAGACCTCCACCTGCGGCCCTACTACGGTGACGAAGACGACACAGACGGCCTCTATCACTCGGTAGCGAAGCGTGGAACCACTGCGTTCCACGCCTATGCCACACTCTACGCGCGTGTGAAGAACAAACGCTACACGCTGGCGGTACGCCGTCTCAAAGACGGCGATACCGCAAGTAGTGTCCTCGCTGAGTTCTTCGGTGTCCTCGACGGCCTTGACGCCGGGGTCAAGGCCGTCTACCTTGATCGCGGATTCTACGACAGTAAGTGTCTCACGCTGCTTCAGGCGCACAATTACGCGTACGTGATCCCGATCATCCGGTGGGGTGAGGCGATTCAGCAAGAGCTCTCGGAAGGATGGAGTCGCGTCATTCAGCATGATCTGACGGGGAAACTCGACGGTCACAGCTGGACCGTCGATTTTCCCGTCTACATCGACTGTACGTACCTAAATGGGAAGTATGACGAGAACGGTGTGGCGCGTCACGGCTACGCCGCTGACGCGCCGTTCATCGACTCACCACGGGACGCTCGATACCACTACTCGAAACGCTTCGGTATCGAGTCAAGCTATCGCTTGTTTGAGCAAGCGATAGCGACAACGACAACACGAGATCCAACGGTACGGCTGCTGTACGTGGTGGTGAGTCTCCTCTTACAGAACGTCTGGCGGTACCTTCACTACGAGTATGTGGCGACGCCCCGCCGAGGCGGGCGTCGCCTCTGGTGGTGGCCGTACAAGGAGTTCGTCAATATGATTCGACGAGCTGCGTGGACGGCCCTCGCGGTGCGTCGGGCCGTCCCCGCGAATCGGCCACCTGACGACCGATTCCACCGCTAA
- a CDS encoding hypothetical protein (KEGG: hla:Hlac_2836 hypothetical protein) yields the protein MSTDLGTAGEMKSRELVHFVTQQTRFALVNNILQHPEQLPSMYELEELNPSVSEATVYKHIQKLIDAGIVREVPLDDDQRRQGYPWKFYGLTEEGQTFLDEHNLLAAEETLQQIYETISNKPEKMVKYENAPRPDDA from the coding sequence ATGAGCACCGACCTAGGGACTGCTGGGGAAATGAAATCTCGCGAACTTGTCCACTTCGTGACTCAACAGACGCGGTTCGCGCTGGTCAACAATATCCTCCAGCACCCCGAGCAGCTCCCCTCCATGTACGAACTCGAGGAGCTCAACCCCAGTGTGAGCGAGGCGACCGTCTACAAACACATCCAGAAGCTGATCGACGCTGGCATCGTCAGGGAAGTCCCACTCGACGACGATCAGCGCCGGCAAGGATATCCCTGGAAGTTCTACGGCCTCACAGAGGAGGGCCAGACCTTCCTCGACGAACACAATCTCCTCGCCGCGGAGGAAACCCTCCAACAGATCTACGAGACCATCTCCAACAAGCCCGAGAAGATGGTCAAGTACGAGAACGCCCCTCGCCCGGACGACGCGTAA
- a CDS encoding methyltransferase FkbM family (TIGRFAM: Methyltransferase FkbM~KEGG: wch:wcw_0072 putative methyltransferase, FkbM family) — protein MRYILDLGEKLPRWVRSSIIPIFLRVQKYRGSNKFKITYGESTFQFGYWDRVSLRKAKNMISEGKIAHEGVPLEVLHVDQDRDVIIDIGAYFGVYSVILAGLNRSIPVYSFEPDEHNHKILNKNLDLNGFDRDRVQTRQSVVSDESGSVDFFVNRRKKGSVSHTVNPTSKHNDYKKTTINSVSISELCSTEGFQHPWVKIDAEGEEMNILKDIFNSSQIESVKGIVELHISRENITRDRFKSLLESNGHTFEELKTINQETNPGFLIGPKRQV, from the coding sequence ATGAGATACATACTTGATCTCGGTGAAAAACTACCAAGGTGGGTAAGGAGTTCAATTATACCGATCTTTCTGCGGGTGCAAAAGTACAGGGGAAGTAATAAGTTCAAAATCACCTATGGTGAAAGCACATTTCAATTTGGCTATTGGGACCGCGTTTCATTGAGAAAAGCAAAGAACATGATAAGTGAGGGAAAAATCGCCCATGAGGGCGTCCCGCTTGAAGTGCTTCATGTAGATCAAGATAGAGATGTAATAATTGATATTGGGGCCTACTTTGGCGTCTATTCTGTAATTCTAGCGGGACTCAACCGCTCTATACCCGTTTATTCATTTGAGCCAGATGAACATAATCACAAAATATTAAATAAAAATTTGGATTTGAATGGATTTGATAGAGATCGGGTTCAAACCCGTCAGAGTGTGGTTTCTGACGAATCAGGGTCGGTAGACTTCTTTGTTAATCGCAGAAAAAAGGGAAGCGTGAGTCATACTGTTAATCCAACCTCTAAACATAATGATTACAAAAAAACAACTATTAACTCGGTATCAATTAGTGAACTATGTTCCACAGAGGGATTCCAACATCCTTGGGTTAAAATTGATGCCGAAGGGGAAGAAATGAATATCCTCAAGGATATATTCAATTCCAGCCAGATTGAATCAGTGAAAGGAATTGTGGAGCTACATATATCTAGGGAGAATATAACTCGAGATCGATTTAAATCGTTGTTAGAATCAAATGGACACACATTTGAAGAATTGAAGACTATTAACCAAGAGACTAATCCTGGATTTCTAATTGGGCCCAAAAGACAAGTGTAG
- a CDS encoding transposase IS66 (PFAM: Transposase, IS66~KEGG: hsl:OE1094R transposase (ISH10)) yields MVADEKVEQLLERITALENRVDELEQEKTNLKQENQQLREENKRLRAKLRWYEGPHTPPSKDQSDQEESSSSSDADEDDEQPRTDGGTPGRKPGHDPEWRAAPDPDREIDVTCDCCPECGEGFDESAGVSPRLVEELPDPQPPEVTQYNRHHYECYSCGAETVASHPDCPDEGQFGVNVIAQAALSRYDHRLPYRKIADRFEQLHGLELSGASAWHATERAARAGRCEYEQIRRRIQHADVVHIDETGIKRDGEQAWMWTFTTDEHTLYAVRESRGSDVPAEVLGEDFAGTVVCDGWTAYPAFTSNLQRCWAHILREAEDVADKYEDGEPIHRHLTQMYVGLQSWLETDPSLRERAQMHRSSQNGLKSLVRCSATDDPVATLLGKIKGGIDHWLTFIGEPAVSPTNNAAENALREPVVLRKIIGTLRNDRGMFVHETLLSLLATSRQQGRNPYEKLKRIVRDNEMISRTHAVPSVESSG; encoded by the coding sequence ATGGTCGCTGACGAAAAAGTGGAGCAACTGCTTGAGCGGATCACTGCTCTCGAAAATCGCGTTGATGAACTTGAGCAGGAGAAAACAAACCTCAAGCAAGAGAATCAGCAACTCCGCGAAGAGAACAAACGTCTCAGAGCTAAGCTCCGGTGGTACGAGGGACCGCATACACCACCGAGCAAGGACCAGTCAGACCAAGAGGAGTCGTCGTCCTCGTCCGATGCGGACGAGGACGACGAACAGCCACGTACTGACGGTGGGACACCGGGTCGAAAGCCCGGACACGACCCTGAGTGGCGAGCCGCACCTGACCCAGATCGAGAAATCGACGTTACCTGTGACTGCTGTCCGGAGTGTGGCGAAGGGTTCGACGAGTCGGCGGGCGTCAGCCCCCGACTCGTCGAGGAACTCCCGGATCCACAGCCACCCGAAGTTACACAGTACAACCGCCATCACTACGAGTGCTACTCTTGTGGAGCCGAGACTGTCGCTTCACACCCCGACTGCCCCGACGAGGGGCAGTTCGGGGTGAACGTCATCGCCCAAGCCGCTCTTTCCAGATACGATCACCGCCTCCCCTACCGGAAGATCGCCGACCGCTTCGAGCAACTGCATGGCCTCGAACTCTCAGGTGCATCTGCGTGGCACGCGACCGAGCGCGCTGCGCGCGCCGGTCGCTGTGAATACGAACAGATCCGCCGACGGATTCAGCACGCTGACGTTGTTCACATCGACGAGACGGGAATCAAACGCGACGGCGAACAGGCGTGGATGTGGACGTTCACCACGGACGAGCACACGCTGTACGCGGTCAGAGAGAGTCGCGGAAGCGATGTTCCGGCAGAAGTCCTCGGCGAGGACTTCGCGGGAACGGTCGTCTGCGATGGCTGGACGGCATATCCGGCATTCACCAGCAACCTCCAGCGGTGCTGGGCACATATTCTCCGCGAAGCGGAAGATGTCGCTGACAAGTACGAGGACGGAGAGCCAATTCACCGGCATCTCACGCAAATGTACGTCGGTCTCCAGTCGTGGCTGGAGACCGACCCGAGCCTTCGTGAGCGAGCACAGATGCACCGATCAAGCCAGAACGGACTCAAATCGCTCGTTAGGTGCTCAGCTACCGACGACCCAGTGGCAACACTGCTCGGGAAGATCAAAGGAGGGATCGACCACTGGCTCACCTTCATCGGTGAGCCAGCAGTCTCGCCAACGAACAACGCTGCGGAGAATGCGCTTCGTGAGCCGGTTGTTCTCCGGAAAATCATCGGGACGCTCCGCAACGACCGCGGGATGTTCGTTCACGAGACGTTGCTGTCCCTGCTGGCGACATCGCGCCAGCAGGGACGCAATCCCTACGAGAAGCTCAAGCGCATTGTCCGAGACAACGAGATGATTTCACGGACTCACGCTGTGCCATCCGTCGAGTCCTCGGGGTAA
- a CDS encoding hypothetical protein (KEGG: hla:Hlac_3000 hypothetical protein), with translation MATTSDPSASFEETDTRNAEMHSTIENWIDDLVADVDEAKASEEFQEWLDIQSQFHDYSHRNTLLITLQCPQATKIAGYNTWRNEFDRHVQEGEDAIWIWAPIITKQCPECENSQSYHEQSDCEYDETPPDEWSNGLVGFKPTSVFDVSQTEGEPLPELETEATGDAQDLVPVLLGAADNLDVEVRIVDAADWEHGSAKGVCKYRSKRDLHPVVEAKARPNQADLAVTLIHEYAHALLHSDVDDATERSKREVEAEAVAYIVGRYFDLDTSGSAFYLAAWQGDDAEGIQERLGRISSTAQKIIDTVAEG, from the coding sequence ATGGCTACGACCAGTGACCCGTCGGCCTCCTTTGAGGAGACCGACACACGGAACGCCGAGATGCACAGCACCATCGAAAATTGGATAGACGACCTTGTTGCAGACGTCGACGAGGCGAAGGCCAGTGAGGAGTTCCAAGAGTGGCTCGACATCCAAAGTCAGTTCCACGACTACTCCCATCGGAACACGCTCCTGATCACCCTCCAGTGTCCCCAGGCGACAAAAATCGCGGGCTACAACACTTGGCGGAACGAGTTCGACCGGCACGTCCAGGAAGGTGAAGATGCCATCTGGATCTGGGCCCCGATCATCACCAAGCAATGTCCTGAATGCGAGAACTCGCAGAGCTACCACGAGCAAAGCGACTGTGAGTACGACGAGACGCCGCCCGACGAGTGGTCGAACGGACTGGTCGGGTTCAAGCCAACCTCTGTGTTCGACGTCTCCCAGACCGAGGGCGAACCACTACCCGAGCTAGAAACCGAGGCCACGGGGGATGCCCAAGACCTGGTTCCCGTGCTCCTCGGCGCGGCGGACAATCTCGATGTCGAGGTTCGCATCGTCGACGCTGCCGACTGGGAGCACGGCAGCGCGAAGGGTGTCTGCAAATATCGGAGTAAGCGTGATCTTCACCCAGTCGTCGAGGCGAAAGCCCGCCCGAATCAGGCCGATCTCGCCGTGACGCTCATCCACGAGTACGCGCACGCGCTGCTCCATTCCGACGTCGACGACGCGACCGAGCGGTCGAAACGTGAGGTCGAGGCAGAAGCCGTCGCGTACATCGTCGGGCGGTATTTCGACCTGGATACGAGCGGGTCAGCGTTCTATCTTGCCGCGTGGCAGGGCGACGATGCGGAGGGCATTCAGGAACGTCTCGGGCGGATCAGTTCGACCGCACAGAAGATCATCGACACGGTTGCAGAGGGCTGA
- a CDS encoding hypothetical protein (KEGG: hla:Hlac_2837 hypothetical protein): MFDEEPPVPEEVLISAKDQLNEEEISLADNEEILHALSELTPVYENDRSYFVLGNYDREPIRRLNLVVDRLNRRQNAYAFRMVDIRGEWDNSIQKFCLIADIVTYLVGVAEKEPSDFLVEQGLLVGTTEYFAKSHVLKREYEDEEHPFGWMQDGVLELFDRDGRLYRWETEEQLVDVTSALP; this comes from the coding sequence ATGTTCGACGAAGAGCCGCCCGTCCCCGAGGAGGTCCTTATTAGTGCGAAGGACCAACTCAATGAGGAAGAGATCTCGCTGGCGGACAACGAGGAGATTCTCCACGCTTTGAGTGAGCTGACCCCTGTCTATGAGAACGATAGGTCGTATTTCGTCCTCGGGAACTATGATCGAGAGCCGATCCGCCGGTTGAACCTGGTAGTTGACCGGCTCAATCGCCGGCAAAACGCCTACGCCTTCCGGATGGTCGACATCCGCGGGGAGTGGGACAACAGCATTCAGAAATTCTGCCTGATCGCCGACATCGTGACCTACCTTGTCGGCGTCGCCGAGAAGGAACCGAGCGACTTCCTCGTTGAACAGGGACTCCTCGTTGGAACGACGGAGTACTTCGCGAAGAGCCACGTCCTCAAGCGAGAGTACGAGGACGAAGAACACCCCTTCGGCTGGATGCAGGACGGCGTCCTCGAACTGTTCGACCGGGACGGACGGCTGTATCGCTGGGAGACCGAAGAGCAACTCGTTGACGTGACTTCGGCACTCCCGTGA